Proteins from a genomic interval of Thunnus thynnus chromosome 5, fThuThy2.1, whole genome shotgun sequence:
- the LOC137183636 gene encoding troponin I, fast skeletal muscle-like: MSEGKKMTSSRRHHLKSLILQIAAGWLEQEAADIAAAKEAHMEENCPAPDLSGDQASLVEICKKLHQALDKIDEDRYDAAAKVEKTDKEIAELKLKVVELAGVKKPALKKVRMSADAMLQALLGGKHKVTMDLRANLKQVKKEVKEEGAEAVGDWRKNIEDKADRKKMFETS; encoded by the exons atgtctga GGGAAAGAAGATGACATCGAGCCGCAGGCATCATCTCAAG AGTTTGATTCTGCAGATCGCTGCCGGCTGGCTGGAGCAGGAAGCTGCCGACATCGCGGCCGCTAAAGAAGCTCACATGGAAGAGAACTGCCCTGCCCCCGACCTGAGCGGAGACCAGGCGTCTCTGGTG gaaatctgcaaaaAGCTGCACCAGGCCCTTGACAAGATCGATGAGGACAGATACGACGCTGCGGCCAAAGTggaaaagacagacaaagag ATTGCAGAGCTGAAGCTGAAGGTGGTTGAGCTGGCTGGTGTGAAGAAACCCGCCCTGAAGAAGGTGCGTATGTCTGCTGACGCCATGCTGCAGGCTCTGCTGGGTGGCAAACACAAGGTGACCATGGACCTGAGGGCCAACCTGAAGCAAGTCAAGAAGGAGGTCAAAGAGGAG GGTGCCGAGGCCGTCGGCGACTGGCGTAAGAACATTGAGGACAAAGCTGACAGGAAGAAGATGTTCGAGACTTCTTAA